From one Melioribacteraceae bacterium genomic stretch:
- the glmM gene encoding phosphoglucosamine mutase, with protein MPTLMVSVSGIRGIVGDGLDPETIVKYTQAYADFCGRGKIVIGSDGRITGTMVKNLIVGTLLAKGNDVVDIGITPTPTVLYNVKKLNCIGGIQISASHNPNEWNALKLLNSEGEFMTPEQNKEMLHLLEKPGKLASWNELGKLTVSDEALKNHLEDVLISKYIDVDAIRKRKFKVLLDCVNGAGSYIMPQLLEELGCDIVKLNCDKSGIFPRLPEPIPENLTETLQAVKESNSDIGIVVDPDVDRLVLITENGEPFIEENTITQAVKFVLGKAKGDVVINLSTTRAVDDIANQFAVKVHRSAVGEANVVKRMKEVNAIIGGEGSGGVILPELHYGRDALIGTVLTLQHLLEFGGSMSELKNSLPQYHIVKGKVETGNRKPDEIVDKLIDIYKEDNINTEDGLRIDFEDHWVHFRKSNTEPIIRCIVEAETKENAEKYMKNYFNELKKLL; from the coding sequence ATGCCGACATTGATGGTTAGTGTATCCGGAATACGAGGAATTGTTGGTGATGGATTAGATCCCGAAACAATTGTAAAATATACTCAAGCATATGCCGATTTTTGCGGAAGAGGAAAAATTGTAATTGGTTCCGATGGCAGAATCACCGGAACAATGGTAAAGAATTTAATTGTCGGTACACTTTTAGCAAAAGGGAATGATGTTGTTGATATTGGCATTACTCCTACTCCTACAGTTTTATATAACGTAAAAAAACTTAATTGTATTGGCGGAATTCAAATATCCGCGAGTCATAATCCGAATGAATGGAATGCACTAAAACTATTAAATAGTGAAGGCGAGTTTATGACTCCCGAACAAAATAAAGAGATGTTACATTTGTTAGAAAAGCCCGGTAAGCTAGCTAGTTGGAATGAATTAGGAAAACTTACAGTTTCTGATGAAGCATTAAAAAATCATTTAGAAGATGTACTTATATCAAAGTATATAGATGTTGATGCAATTCGCAAAAGAAAATTTAAAGTGTTACTCGATTGTGTAAATGGTGCAGGAAGTTATATAATGCCGCAGTTATTGGAAGAACTTGGTTGTGATATTGTAAAACTAAACTGCGATAAAAGTGGCATATTTCCTCGACTCCCAGAACCAATTCCCGAAAATTTAACCGAAACTTTGCAAGCCGTAAAAGAAAGTAATTCAGATATTGGAATTGTCGTTGATCCGGATGTTGACAGGCTTGTTTTAATAACAGAAAATGGTGAGCCGTTTATTGAAGAAAATACAATCACTCAAGCAGTAAAATTTGTTTTAGGAAAAGCTAAAGGTGATGTAGTTATTAATCTATCGACAACTCGCGCTGTTGACGATATTGCAAATCAATTTGCTGTGAAAGTTCATCGTTCAGCTGTTGGTGAAGCTAATGTTGTTAAAAGGATGAAGGAAGTCAATGCAATTATCGGAGGTGAAGGAAGCGGTGGTGTAATTTTACCGGAGTTACATTATGGAAGAGATGCATTAATCGGAACTGTTCTCACTCTCCAACATTTATTAGAATTCGGCGGAAGTATGAGCGAGTTGAAAAATAGTCTACCTCAGTATCACATCGTAAAAGGGAAAGTTGAAACAGGCAATAGAAAACCGGATGAGATTGTTGACAAGTTAATTGATATATATAAAGAAGACAATATTAACACAGAAGACGGGTTAAGAATAGATTTCGAAGATCATTGGGTGCATTTCCGTAAATCGAATACAGAACCAATTATTAGATGCATTGTTGAAGCTGAGACAAAAGAAAACGCAGAAAAGTATATGAAAAATTATTTTAATGAATTAAAGAAACTGCTATAA
- the hydE gene encoding [FeFe] hydrogenase H-cluster radical SAM maturase HydE translates to MNDKILNEILEKENFSSDELKSLLELGEKHQVEMLFNRADLLRKNYFGDEIHLRGVIEISNYCRKNCNYCGLRDENYTIKRYRMEPDEIIEIASQIAKLGIYTIVLKSGEDEKLDLDFISYLIYSIKSHTNLAIMLSLGERGFDEYKSWKIAGADRYILRHETCDKKKYSLYTNKQSFINRVQHLKYLKRLGYQVGTGSLIGLPLQTIDDIIDDILLMKQLDVDIASFAPFIPTPHTPYENRPAGDVLTTLKAIAVARLVLKNTHIPATTSLDSLDFEGREKGLNCGANVVMPDFTPQPYREKYLLYPQRRYSESDPISSHRNLRQRIEKLGRQISFSRGDSLKNSVNI, encoded by the coding sequence ATGAATGACAAGATTTTAAATGAAATCCTAGAAAAAGAAAATTTCAGCAGTGATGAGCTTAAGTCCCTCCTAGAACTTGGTGAAAAGCATCAAGTTGAGATGCTATTTAATCGTGCGGACTTGCTAAGGAAAAACTATTTCGGAGATGAAATTCATTTACGGGGAGTGATTGAAATCTCTAATTATTGTAGAAAGAATTGTAATTACTGCGGTTTACGTGATGAAAATTACACTATTAAACGCTACAGAATGGAGCCTGATGAGATAATCGAAATTGCCTCTCAGATTGCCAAACTTGGTATTTATACAATTGTTCTTAAATCCGGTGAAGATGAAAAATTAGATTTAGATTTTATTTCTTATCTAATCTACTCTATTAAAAGCCATACCAATTTAGCAATAATGCTCAGTTTAGGTGAAAGAGGTTTCGATGAATATAAATCATGGAAAATCGCCGGTGCTGATCGATATATACTTAGACACGAAACTTGCGATAAAAAGAAGTATTCACTATACACGAATAAGCAATCTTTCATAAACCGTGTTCAACATTTAAAATATCTTAAAAGATTAGGGTACCAAGTCGGAACCGGTAGCTTAATTGGACTGCCCCTGCAGACTATCGATGATATAATTGATGATATTCTATTGATGAAACAATTAGATGTTGATATTGCTTCATTTGCACCATTTATACCAACGCCACATACACCCTATGAAAATAGACCGGCTGGCGATGTTCTAACTACGTTAAAAGCTATTGCAGTTGCCCGCTTGGTATTAAAGAATACACATATCCCGGCTACTACATCTCTTGATTCACTTGACTTTGAGGGAAGGGAAAAGGGGCTAAATTGCGGCGCTAATGTTGTCATGCCGGATTTCACTCCGCAGCCATACCGGGAGAAGTATTTGTTGTATCCCCAACGAAGATATTCCGAATCTGATCCCATTTCTTCTCATAGAAATTTGCGTCAAAGAATTGAAAAACTCGGTCGTCAAATATCCTTTTCTCGTGGTGATTCATTAAAAAATTCAGTTAATATTTAG
- a CDS encoding tetratricopeptide repeat protein, which yields MRKIIVLMVMFSIIFVACSGENEKDLMNSAKTKIQDQLYAEALVDFEKIVNDFPETDEAGLAFLEMAKLYQGRAIKTLSEKESYIKAVEYYQVVSNEYSHIEEAPGALFMSGFLLANEIHDLDNAKLAYESFLSKYPEHELAPSAQSELDNLGLTPEEILERAVAQPK from the coding sequence ATGAGAAAAATTATTGTATTAATGGTAATGTTTAGTATAATATTTGTCGCATGTTCAGGTGAAAATGAAAAAGATTTGATGAATTCGGCAAAGACTAAAATTCAAGATCAGTTGTACGCAGAGGCATTAGTAGATTTTGAAAAAATAGTGAACGATTTCCCCGAAACGGATGAAGCGGGTCTAGCTTTTTTAGAAATGGCAAAACTATATCAAGGTAGAGCGATTAAGACCTTGAGTGAAAAAGAATCATATATAAAGGCTGTTGAATATTATCAAGTTGTTAGTAACGAATACTCTCACATTGAGGAAGCCCCTGGTGCATTATTTATGAGTGGATTTTTATTAGCGAATGAAATTCATGATTTAGATAATGCGAAATTAGCTTATGAATCTTTTCTTTCAAAATATCCCGAGCATGAGTTAGCACCATCTGCACAAAGTGAATTGGATAATCTAGGTTTGACCCCCGAAGAAATCCTAGAAAGAGCAGTTGCACAGCCTAAATAG
- the nth gene encoding endonuclease III, translated as MNEKNKLIKKVDALLVKHFGIPKRASKLPNPVDMLIATILSQNTNDNNSYKAFQKLKEKYPTWEEAAKAKRISIESVIKIAGLGKQKSHAIKNFLSEIVKKENEISLEYLKDINEQKAIEALMSYNGVGVKTASCVLLFAMDRNICPVDTHVHRTVNRIGIVSAKTPDKTFEKLNKDFPPKIAHSFHTNLIRLGREICKPKNPSCGICPLNKICNYEEKNMLLKCSYKKNDFMLLDHV; from the coding sequence ATGAATGAAAAAAATAAACTAATTAAAAAAGTAGATGCACTTCTGGTAAAACATTTTGGAATTCCAAAACGTGCATCAAAACTGCCGAATCCTGTTGATATGCTTATTGCTACAATTCTTTCGCAGAATACAAATGATAATAATTCGTACAAAGCTTTTCAAAAATTAAAAGAAAAATATCCGACATGGGAAGAAGCAGCCAAAGCAAAAAGGATTTCAATTGAATCTGTTATAAAAATTGCGGGATTAGGAAAGCAAAAATCTCATGCTATAAAAAATTTCTTAAGTGAAATAGTTAAAAAGGAAAATGAAATTTCGTTGGAATATCTTAAAGATATAAACGAACAAAAAGCAATTGAAGCATTGATGAGTTATAATGGAGTTGGAGTTAAAACCGCTAGTTGTGTTTTACTTTTTGCGATGGATAGAAATATTTGCCCTGTTGATACACATGTGCATCGAACGGTAAATAGGATTGGCATTGTCTCGGCAAAAACTCCCGACAAAACTTTTGAAAAATTAAATAAGGATTTCCCGCCGAAAATTGCTCATTCATTTCACACAAATCTTATTCGTCTTGGTAGAGAAATATGTAAACCGAAAAATCCAAGTTGTGGAATCTGTCCGCTTAATAAAATTTGTAATTACGAAGAAAAAAACATGCTATTAAAATGTTCATACAAAAAAAATGATTTTATGCTGCTCGATCACGTATAG
- a CDS encoding DUF58 domain-containing protein translates to MALDKSQYRSYLEPALISKLASLELKARNVVEGFMVGLHKSPYHGFSVEFSEHRPYMQGDQLKDIDWKVYAKSDRYYIKQYEEETNLIAHIFLDVSKSMDFKNQGSITKLEYAKILAASLSYMLIQQQDSVGLGLFSDRLETYLPPKSSRIYLKNILTEINNVSASNKTNTADCLSQVSEKIKRRGMVILISDFFDDIAKVLSALKKLHYKKNDVILFQILDPIEQSFAFDRSGVFVDLESGEEMTTQPLQIKASYREAFIEYLAKLKKECLSFGIEYNLINTNESFDTALLSFIKRRAKIL, encoded by the coding sequence GTGGCACTAGATAAATCGCAATATCGCAGTTATTTAGAGCCGGCACTCATATCAAAATTAGCCTCTCTCGAACTAAAAGCACGTAATGTTGTTGAAGGTTTTATGGTGGGACTTCATAAAAGTCCCTACCATGGTTTTTCTGTTGAATTTTCGGAACACCGTCCCTATATGCAAGGCGATCAATTAAAAGATATTGATTGGAAGGTTTACGCAAAAAGTGATCGTTACTATATCAAACAATATGAAGAAGAGACAAATCTAATTGCTCATATATTTTTAGATGTAAGCAAGTCAATGGATTTTAAAAACCAAGGCAGTATAACAAAGCTGGAATACGCAAAAATATTGGCAGCATCATTATCATATATGTTAATACAGCAGCAAGACTCGGTAGGTCTAGGTCTATTCTCCGATAGATTGGAAACTTATCTTCCTCCAAAATCATCTAGAATTTATTTGAAAAATATTTTAACGGAGATAAATAATGTTTCAGCATCAAATAAAACAAATACGGCTGACTGCTTAAGTCAAGTAAGTGAGAAAATTAAAAGAAGGGGAATGGTAATATTAATTTCGGATTTTTTTGATGACATTGCGAAAGTTCTATCCGCATTAAAGAAACTTCACTACAAAAAGAACGATGTAATTCTTTTCCAAATACTTGATCCGATTGAACAAAGTTTTGCATTTGATCGGAGCGGAGTATTCGTAGATTTAGAAAGTGGTGAGGAGATGACAACACAACCATTGCAGATTAAAGCCTCTTATCGTGAAGCCTTCATTGAATATTTAGCAAAACTTAAAAAGGAATGTTTAAGTTTTGGAATTGAATACAATCTTATAAATACCAACGAATCGTTCGATACAGCTTTATTGAGTTTTATTAAACGTCGAGCAAAAATCTTATAG